A region of the candidate division KSB1 bacterium genome:
ATTTGAGCAAAACCCGTTTAAAGACCGGCTCCTCCTTCGATTGCTTTTGGGGCGTCACGGGCATGGAACTCGCCAATTGGTAAGCCATCTGCGTCCTTCAATTGTTTGACGGGCGCTGTACGGGTGAAGCCGTGCCAGGTTGTCAAATCAATCCCGCCGCTGCATTAAGCGCCGAGTTGAAAACGAACAAAACGTTTAACACTGATATTTTCGCCGAGCTTGGCGATAACGTCGGTGATGACTTGCTTCACCGTGCGATTTTGGTCCTTGATGAAACTCTGCTCGAGCAAAACCGCTTCTTGATAAAATTTTTCGAGCTTGCCTTGGGCGATGCGATCGACCATGTTTTCCGGCTTCTTCTCGTTGCGGGCTTGCGTGCGGTAAATCTCCAGTTCTTTTTCGATTTGCTCCGCCGGCAATTCCTCGCGGCTCACGGTGCGTGGATTGGTGGCCGCAATTTGCATGGCCAAATCTTTCACCAGCGCGCGAAAATCCGGCGTCTTCGCCACAAAATCGGTTTCGCAATTCACCTCGATCAACACGCCGAGACGGCTGCCGGGATGAATATAGGCCTCGATCAAGCCTTCATTCGTGGCGCGACCGACTTTTTTTTCGGCGCTGGAAATGCCTTTTTTGCGCAGCCACTCCACCGCCTTGTCCATATCGCCGCCGGTTTCAAGCAGGGCTTTTTTACAATCCATCATGGCGGCACCCGTGCGTTCGCGCAAATTTTTTACGACTTCAGCAGATATATTTGCAGACATGCGATTCAACCTCCATTACGCTTTCTTTTCTTCTTCAAGCTCTTCTTCAGAATAGTCGGCCACCGACGGTTCTTCTTCATCCACTTCCTTGGCTTCCGCGCCGGGCTGCAAGCCGCTCAAGCCTTCGAGCACCGCGTCGGACATCGCGCGCGTGATCACCGTGATACTGCGAAACGCGTCGTCGTTGCCGGGAATCGGATAGTCCACGACGTCGGGATCGGAATTGGTGTCGGCAATGGCAAAAATTTTAATGCCCAGGCGGGAGGCTTCTGCCACGGCGATGGACTCCTTGATGGTGTCTACGACGAACAGCGCCCCGGGCAAACGGTTCATCTCGCGAATGCCGCCCAGAGTTTTTTCGAGTTTCTCGCGCTCGCGCTCCAGCGACAAAATTTCCTTTTTGGTGATTTTGTCATAAGTGCCATCGGCGCTCATTTTTTCAATATTCTTGAGCCGCTTGATGCTTTTCTTGATGGTGCTGAAGTTCGTCAACATGCCGCCGAGCCAGCGGTCGTTGACAAAATACATGTGGCAGCGCTCGGCCTCGGCTTTGATGATATCCTTGGCTTGTTTCTTTGTGCCGACAAAGAGAACTTTCTCGCCGGAACGAACGGCCTCCACCATGGCATTGTAAGCGATCTGCAGACACTCTAGAGATTTCTTCAGATCGATGATATGAATGCCGTTGCGCTCCATGAAGATGTATCGTTTCATCTTCGGGTTCCAACGGCGCGTCAGGTGGCCGAAATGGGTTCCGGCCTCCAACAGATTTTGCAAAGTGACATTGATCATGAAAACAACTTCTCCAGTTTTGGGGGTTCATGCCCCGCTTTACTAATTTTTATGAAAGCGGGACGCCGCCATCCGGCTGCGGGCAGCTCATCTGCCCAACCGGCGTGTGTTCCGCCATGGCGGAAACCCCGACGCCGCAGCCTGATGTGTGGGATGGACTTGATGCTTGATGCTGGATTGCTTGATCATCGATCTAAGAGGCTGAATAACCAGCATCCAGCATCAAGAGATTACCGTTTCGAAAATTGAAATCTCTTGCGCGCGCCTTTTTGGCCGTATTTTTTGCGCTCTTTCATGCGCGGATCACGGGTCAAAAAGCCGGCGACTTTCAGTTTTTTGCGAAATTCGTCATTCACTTTCAGCAGCGCCCGCGCGATGCCCAGACGCATGGCGCCCGCCTGCCCGGACAAGCCGCCGCCGATGACGTTGGCGTAAACGTCGTATCTGCCCAGCGTCTCGGTGACTTGCAGCGGCTGCTCGATGATCATTTTCAACGTTTCACGCTTGAAATAATCCAGCAGCGGTTGCTTGTTCACGACGACTTTACCCTCTCCCGGCAGCAAACGCACACGGGCAGTTGATAGCTTGCGGCGCCCGACCGCGTCAAATGAAGCGACTCTCATGACTACTCCTCTGATGCAATCTTTTTGGTAAAGACAAAATAATCGCGTGACAACATCATTTTTGATTAACTTGTCAATAAATCATCTTGTCTTCTGTTTTGTAAAGAAAATTTGCGCTTAATTTAAAATTTCCGGCTTCTGCGCCTGATGCGGATGCGCCGCGCCACGATAGACCTTGAGCTTCTTGAACTGCTGCCGGCCCAGGCGCGAATGCGGCAACATGCCCCAAACGGCATATTCGATAATTCGTTCCGGATGCCGGCGCTGCACCTCTGAGAACACCTGCTGCTTCAACCCGCCGGGATAGCCGGTGTAATGCGAATAGGTCTTGATGTCGGCTTTTTTGCCGCTCACGCGAACTTTCTCAGCGTTGACGACGACGACAAAATCGCCCACATCCAGGTGCGGCGTGAATTGTGGTTTGTTTTTGCCTCGCAACACGGTCGCAATTTTGGTCGCCAATCGACCAAGCACCTGCCCGCTGGCATCCACCACATACCACTTGCGCTCAATTTCATTCGGTTTCGGAATGTAGGTACGCAAAGCTTATTTCTCCTTATGTTTAGACAAAAATCCAAATTTTAAATTTATGGAAAATCTGGCTCTTAGTCAAGTTCTTTTTCGGCCAAAATTGGCTAAAGTTTCAAAGTGGGTCAGGCGTTTACCCTTCGCTTTCTCACTATCCAAGCGATCTCCGCGTTACCGCTGCTCATTTTGCTGCTCATTTTAATCAAAATCGATGTCAGGCCGGTCCTCTTCGCGGTCAAAATAAAATCCAACCTTGATCTCTGATGCCGAGATTCAGATTTTGGCTATCGATAAAGGCGTAGTGCCCAAGCGTTTTTTCCATATTCCATAAAATAACATGCGAAACCAAGAAATGCAAATCACCGCTGCCGGCTTGGAACGCAATGTTGCGCTAGAATCTTGGACCTCAACCCGAAACTCGTGCCCGCCGCGTTTGATCTATAAACACGGCGATGATGATGATCGCGCCAATTGCGACTTGCTGCCAAAACGCGGAAATATCGAGCAGGTTGCAGCCGTTGCGCAACACGCCCATGATCAACGCGCCGATGAGCGCGCCGGCGACCGTGCCCTCGCCGCCGGAGAGGCTCGCGCCGCCGATGACACACGCTGCAATCACATCAAGCTCGTAGCCGGCGCCGGCGGTGGGCTGGCCGCTGTTGAGACGCGACGCCAGAATCAATCCGGCCAGGCCGCACGTCGTGCCGCAAAATGTGTACAGAATTTGTTTGACGCGATTCACCGGCACGCCGGCCAGCCGAGCGGCTTCGGCATTGCCGCCGATGGCAAAAGCGTGACGGCCGAGGCGGGTGTGCGCTAACATAAAATGTGTGATAATTCCCACGACAATCGTAATGACAACCGGATGCGGAACCAACTCAAATAACCTGCCGCCGCCGAGCGCGGCAAACGAAGCCGGCAGGCCAAAAATCGGCACGCCAGCGGTAATAATCAACGCTGCGCCGCGGGCAATGCCCATTGTGCCCAGCGTGGCAATGAACGGCGGCAGCTTGCCGCGGGTGATGAAGAAGCCGTTGAGCCAGCCGCACGCCAAACCGGTCCACAGCGCCGCGAGCATGGCGACGACGAACGGATACCCGGCGCGCAAAACGATGCACGCGACGACGCCGGAAAGGCCGAGCACCGAGCCGGCTGAGAGGTCGATGCCGCCGGCGATGATCACAATGACTTGCCCGAGCGCCATGATCGCGACGACGGACATTTGCAAGCCGATGGCGAAAAGATTTTCAACGGTGAGAAAATACGGAGAGAGCCAGGCAATGATGGCAGACAAGATGAACAGGCTCAAGAGCGGGGCCAAGCGCCTTGGGAGATTCGTTTCGACAATGCGGGGCATGGTCAGTTTTGTCGAAGCCTTTTGATATCTTCGAGTTCATAGGCAGCGTTCTTTTTCCACGCGGGGTTTTTTCCGGCTTGGAGAAAATAAGTTTCCGCTTCGTTGTAACGGCCGAGAATTTTGAGGGCGCGGCCGGCTTCAAAGTTGGCCGGCGCATAATCGGCCCTGGCTTGCAGTGCCGCCTGCGCGGCTTTCAAGGCTTGCTCCGGCTGGTTTTTGCCGTTATAAATTTCCGCTTGCAACGCCAGCGCCAGATGCAAATTTTCTTTGAGCGCCACGGCGTTTTCAACGGCAGCCAAAGCTTCATCGTATTCGCCGAGTTTGTTCAGAGTATTGCCGAGCATGTAAAACGCCCAAAAATTTTTGGCGTTCAGCTCCGCCGCGCGGCGAAAGGCGTTGGCCGCTTCTTGATGTTGGTTCTTTTTATCGTAAGCCAGGCCGAGGGCATAAAAAATT
Encoded here:
- the tsf gene encoding translation elongation factor Ts; the encoded protein is MSANISAEVVKNLRERTGAAMMDCKKALLETGGDMDKAVEWLRKKGISSAEKKVGRATNEGLIEAYIHPGSRLGVLIEVNCETDFVAKTPDFRALVKDLAMQIAATNPRTVSREELPAEQIEKELEIYRTQARNEKKPENMVDRIAQGKLEKFYQEAVLLEQSFIKDQNRTVKQVITDVIAKLGENISVKRFVRFQLGA
- the rpsB gene encoding 30S ribosomal protein S2, yielding MINVTLQNLLEAGTHFGHLTRRWNPKMKRYIFMERNGIHIIDLKKSLECLQIAYNAMVEAVRSGEKVLFVGTKKQAKDIIKAEAERCHMYFVNDRWLGGMLTNFSTIKKSIKRLKNIEKMSADGTYDKITKKEILSLEREREKLEKTLGGIREMNRLPGALFVVDTIKESIAVAEASRLGIKIFAIADTNSDPDVVDYPIPGNDDAFRSITVITRAMSDAVLEGLSGLQPGAEAKEVDEEEPSVADYSEEELEEEKKA
- the rpsI gene encoding 30S ribosomal protein S9; the encoded protein is MRVASFDAVGRRKLSTARVRLLPGEGKVVVNKQPLLDYFKRETLKMIIEQPLQVTETLGRYDVYANVIGGGLSGQAGAMRLGIARALLKVNDEFRKKLKVAGFLTRDPRMKERKKYGQKGARKRFQFSKR
- the rplM gene encoding 50S ribosomal protein L13 gives rise to the protein MRTYIPKPNEIERKWYVVDASGQVLGRLATKIATVLRGKNKPQFTPHLDVGDFVVVVNAEKVRVSGKKADIKTYSHYTGYPGGLKQQVFSEVQRRHPERIIEYAVWGMLPHSRLGRQQFKKLKVYRGAAHPHQAQKPEILN
- a CDS encoding ABC transporter permease, whose protein sequence is MPRIVETNLPRRLAPLLSLFILSAIIAWLSPYFLTVENLFAIGLQMSVVAIMALGQVIVIIAGGIDLSAGSVLGLSGVVACIVLRAGYPFVVAMLAALWTGLACGWLNGFFITRGKLPPFIATLGTMGIARGAALIITAGVPIFGLPASFAALGGGRLFELVPHPVVITIVVGIITHFMLAHTRLGRHAFAIGGNAEAARLAGVPVNRVKQILYTFCGTTCGLAGLILASRLNSGQPTAGAGYELDVIAACVIGGASLSGGEGTVAGALIGALIMGVLRNGCNLLDISAFWQQVAIGAIIIIAVFIDQTRRARVSG